The genomic window caaagttagatgctcaatagactgagccacccaggtgcccccgtaattttcttcttaaaatactGTGGCTTACTTAACTTTCTGAGCTACATGTTCTTACTTTTTGGATTGGATTCTGTTTGGGGGATCCCCAAGATCATACGTGTGTTCATTGCCTTGCTAAGAGGACTCAGCGAGCTCAGCGTAGAGGTATGTTAGTTATACCGAGATCATTATGGCAACACAGTAAGATTCCACAGACAGATGAATAAGGAAAAAAGCCCTATCAAGTGGGGTGTATGGGAATCCACATGTAAGCTTCCGTTGTTTTCTCTCCTGTGAGGGGCCTCACCCAGTGCAtcctccctccagcagcccccACGCACATTTATGGGTGTAATGTGTCTGCTCAGGAAAAGCCTTTTGATACAGAGTCCAGATTTCTTATGAGGGCTCATCATGTGGACATTCTCCGCCTGCCAGAATTCCAGCCTTGCAGAAGGAGATGAGGTTTCCACTGTAATCATGTGTTTGTGCAAATTGTGTAGGCACTGTGGGAAAGCAGGGATAAATTTACCACTTAGGAAGTGCTTCAGAAGCCAGGTCCCACTAGTCATATGCTCGGACATTAGGAGTCTTCTAGCAGCCCAAGGACAACTCTCTAAGCACTAACAAAACTACTTGCTACAGTGCAGCCACCTCTTCTGTGAGTGTAGTTGCTGAGGACCTCCGGAGCCCCCAGTAACTTCTCATCTCAGTCCAGAGAATCTAGTTCTATTACAAAGTACACGGTAGATGCAGTTGCGCCAAATTCATGGAAGATCAACTGAAAATCCTCATTGACCTATTCAACCAAAATTCTTACCTGACTTatattaacaaacataaagtTGCTCTGTCTAGACACTGAAGGGTATAGAATTCAGATTTGACTTTGAATCAAAGAGCTGGTCACCTATTCCAGAGATGACCTGTCGGAGCCGCCACgtttcctggctgcctcaggcaaggattatcactctccggggagtgaaccagtaaacaaggtttgcatctggaggctggagattgccatttcctggtcaaaataattttgacgtctgtcatgctgggccagacgcaGAGTGgtcaaggtgcacaaaagatcaaaaccgcattttggattattcagtgctagctccccctccccagtattgcaaaggcaagtctgggcgcttcttttgatatgcatttgactgtTACCTGGTAACCGACCCGGTCAGTTTCCCCGCCccaaaatcctatataagagtgaattattttcgtgatggaaaggaagaagaataaaggagacagaggcttaaTCGGAAatggtgtgtgctgtcttcactctctgcgtctctccctcctgccctgtcttgccctccctcaggaaaagaacccgcgagaattttccgccctgctggccggggcaggaCGCGACAATGACCAGTGGTATCTCCTCATTAGATAACTTCTTCAAGACATTTAGGAAAAACCTGCACCCTGGTATTGATGGATTCTTTAGCAAGGAATGACTTGCTAAGGAAGTTGTGGTTCCAGAGTCAGGAAtccaaatttaatttcaaaattaatgatcTAGAGTCCCTTCCCGGAGGAAAAAACAACCTTAGACAAAGGCAAGATCAGGAACCAGATTTCCGTGATGAGTGGGTTCAAGGTGTGGAAGTGACAGAGGTGGCACCAGCTTCACTAGcagctgttttcttctctaggaccCAGGGGTGGGGCACAGTGGCaagttaaaaaatttcttttaatgtttaattattaaaaaaatttttttgtttatttatttttgagagatagagcatgagtgagggaggggcagagaggaggagggagacacagaatcagaagcaggcttcaaggGGCTTcaaggttgtcagcacagagcctgacatggggctcaaactcatgaaccatgagatcatgacctgagccaaagtcaggcacttaactgactgagccacccaaagtgccccaatgtttatgtatttttgagagagagagagagagagagagagagagaggcagagcatgagcaggagaggggcaaagagaaagagagacacaaaatgcAAGGCGGGCTCCAAGCTTTAGCTGTTGTtccagagtctgacgtggggcttgaactcacaaacaatgagatcatgacctgaaccaaagtcagacacttaactgactaagccatccaggtgccgctGCAGTGGCAAGTTTAGTGCATCTGATATCTTCACCCTAGGCCCTAAATCTCTCACTCTGAGGTCTTATTCCCCATAGTGTAGTTGAGAGATAGCAGCATTGGATCACCGGAACTTAAAAATGCACTATCTCTACTGAATAAGAATCTGACTTTAACAAGTTGTTCAGGTGACTCAGATGCACATTCAAATTTGAGAAGCATTGTTCTGTTTTGCCAGCTTCTCCTGTTACGGCCCAGAGAGTAAATACTTTAGTTTTGGAGGTCTGCACCCGCTACTCAACTAGTGTCAGAGCAGCCTCAGATAATAGTATAAATGAacgagcatggctgtgttccagtataaatatatttacaaaaatgggaATTGCCAAACCATGCCTTAGGCTTTAATATAGGAAAATTgcaaattttagttctttttatgaaaaatctATTTAGCAATTTGTGTGCTTAGTTATATTcatgaatgtttttgttttcactgttCAGTTATCCCACTGGCTGATTACTACATCATTGCTGGAGTGATCTATCAGGCACCAGACTTGGGGTCAGTTATAAACTCCAGGGTGGTAAGTGTCTTCACATTCTTGAAATAGTAAAGAGAACTTTTAATTGAGCTACTTTGTTTCCAGGAATCCATCAGAAGCTTCTCTTTATCCTGTAAGTTGGTATGAAGTGTTGACTATCAGAATGTCTTGAAGACTGGTTACTATGGGCCAAGTCCGTGGTAAAAGTATATATCACAGCTCTAGCTCTATATGACTCAGCTTCTGGAAAACCAGAAAATTGCTCTCTTTGCATATAGTTTGTGGGTATTTACTTTGGAGATTTTAGTTGATCTAATGAGAAActcagaatttgttttctttttacaagcTTACTGCCGTGCATGGCATTCAGTCAGCTTTTGATGAAGCCATGTCATACTGTCGGTATCATCCTTCCAAAGGCTATTGGTGGCACTTCAAAGACCATGAAGAGCAAGGTGGGTAGAACACCTGGGCCTCTTCAGAACTCTTTGGTGTTTTAAGAATGAAGCTGTTCTGTTGAGGAAAATGGCTGTTGCTATCTAGGTGTGTTTTACAGAGAAGACCTCATAGGATGACGGCATTGTCCTGGCTATGATTCATGTAACTGGATACGGTAATATCTGTGCCCATAGGAACAGGTATAAATTTTAGTCTGTAGGTAACTGGTAATCTTTCCTTTAAGTGGAATGAACGGTCTTTCAGATacagttgtttttattcttaatagtAGGTGCAGGCGGTAATATTGGCATAGGAAAGTTTGCATCTGTTGAATACACTTCTCCCCAGAGCTGTTTGCCCCTGTTCTAATGAAGTGtttgaaataaaacttatttGGAACTCTTCATTGAGAGCTAGTGCCCCAGTATACTTACCTTCTGAGGAAGTTCCACACACGtttaatttcagaatttctcttgcaagttcttttctttctttcttccttcatgatCTGCTGTTGTTTGGTTTGTCTTGCCCAACCCCCCTTCCCGGTGAATTATGGTCTTTATAATTGAATATGATAACTTGAGTTTGTGAACATTACATTTCCATTGGTAGCTATTAGGTTTAGTGGGAAGACCatttaatacacataaaatatacacCAGATAATTTCATATTAATACTCTGGATTATGATTTAAGTAATTATGGAAAACCTTAgccttaaaatcctttttttgttttaacatttatttttgagagagaaaaacagagtgtgaataggggaggggcagagagatggagacacagaatctgaagcaggctcctggctctgagctgtcagcacagagcccgacacggggctcaaactcataaactgggagatcatgacctgagccgaagtaagatgcttaactgactgagccacccaggcgtcccagccTTAAAATTCTTCGTATCCATGGGTGCTTACATACTAAAACTGAAGTATCTTTAAAAGACTCcgcttttcattttttgatttctatttttttaagattttttaaagtttattttattgagttattttgagagagtaggaaaggggcagagagagaatcccaagcaggttctacactgtaagcacagagcccaacgtggagcttgaactcacaaactgtgatatcacaATCTGAGCTAAaaatgagtcagatgcttaactcactgacccacctaggtgccTGAGGAATCagtgtttctactttttgggttttttggtaatgttttatttattatttttgagagagagagagagagagagacacagaatctgaagctctgaGTTAGCTGTAAGCAaagagcctgccgcggggctcgaatccatgaactgcaagatcatgacctgagctgaggctggacgctcaaccgactcagccacccaggtgccccagggagtccgtgttttaaatgttaaagtgTAAACTACATTTAAGAGGGAGAGTTAGAACACTTGTTGTATATGTTGTGTTTAATTTCTTTGGGAGGATGGTCTTTCAAATAGCAGTCattaaacataataacatttgaGTATATTCGTGGCAAAGACTTGTAAAATGTAAGACACCAAACTAATCAGGCAGTGTTTTGATTTGGACTTCATATCTTAATAGATAAAGTCAAACCTAAagccaaaaggaaagaagaaccAAGCTCTATTTTTCAGAGGCAACGTGTGGATGCTTTGCTCCTGGACCTAAGGCAGAAATTTCCACCCAAATTTGTGCAGGTAATGAGAGTGCGTGTGGTTAACTTTGATTTGACACTTTTTCctggagtatttatttttaattgagaattATTTCAGATGTGATCTAAAAAGACTGACTTTCCTCATTAGTTAAAAAATGGTCTCTTGGGGAGAAATGGTCTCTGAATCAAAGGAAAGGTTTTCAAAGACTTGGAGGAAGAAGTAAGTAAAGGGAATGGGATTAACACTATTCTTTGTCCTTaagtttatttcctctttgaatcTTCACAAACTAAGGATTGCGTATGCACAGTATTCTCATTTAGAGGTTGCCGAAAGAGTCATGGGTGGTAGCTAAACTAGAATCTGAACTCATGCTGTTTTCACTCTGTATGCCGCCTTTCAACCTGATGTAGTAGCTCTCTCAGTCCTTAAATGATAGATTAGTTCAGACTTTTGTAATACAAGAACACTTGAGGTAGAGGGTTTGGCATAAtaaagggaggaggcaggagttGTAATAAATAGAGTTACATTATATTGGGGATTAAGTTATCTGAATTCCACTATGTTATTTTGGGTGGTTCTGACAGCAATGGCAAATCCAGCCGCCATTTTACTAAATGAGCTTTTGAGGTGAAGTAGGTATGTGAGCGTGTTATTCTCCCAGTTAGTCTTAGTTCATACAGAAATTACCAATTACCTGGCCCATGTCCACACGAGGCTGGGGGACTAAGATTTTCAACTGAGTTttagattaaatgaaatttttcacaCTTTGAGATAACTTAAAACAGGCCTCctgttcccctctccctgaccctgctGTGTGAGAGGTGGGAATGTGGTGAAGGGAGCAGAGGACAGAGCTGAACGCAGGGCAAGAAAGTCAATTTAGAGAAATCTCGTGACTTGCatttgaatgggagaaaatatttgcaaatgacttgcATTTGAAGATAAATGGTGtctgttgaataaacaaataaatatagtgTCTGTAGGAATACAAGGAGCCGTGACAGTGTAGATGAGGTGTGGTTGACCATCTCGACCTGCACATAAAAGCAGCCGTTAGACACGTAACTGTTGAGCAGTTGAAACGTGGCTGGTCTAAAGTGTGCTGTGATGGAAGTGTAAAATACATATTGGGCTCAAAGACCTAgggagaaaattttcattttaagtttatttatttttgagagagagagggaatccaaagtaagttcctcactgtcagcgtggaactcaatgtggggcttgaactcaggaaccatgagatcatgatctgagccaaaaccaagagtcagacacttaactgaatgagccacccatgtgtccctccACTTAGCTACTTTTTGGAAGGATTATAGCCTAGGTACAGAGGTAGAGGGCATTATAGATGGCTTTTCAAGAGAAAATTGTTTATGTTTGACTCTTTTGTTCTAGTGTTGGGtttctgtcttttccagaacatgagaataagaagtagaaaatgataaatttacattttatggtACATGAATAGTACTTTCTGTTTATGgagtcattttaaatataatttgaatagaggtataattttaataagaattatgAAGTCAAGAAGAAGAAAGTTTTGCTAAcctgccctgttttctccctgcctcctttttaaaattatagcaaaaGTCTGGAGAAAAGCCTGTCCCAGGTATGTTCCTGATGTTCATATTAAACCTGATATAAGACTCAGTTGACAACTACAGCACGTAAGATGAGCTGTGGTTCTTTTGTCCTTCTAGACTCTGACGGTAATTCGTTACTCCTAACTTTTGAGATCTGCTCAATTGCCAAAAGGTGGTGCTTTTGTGGTAGTCATATTAGTGTTTAAAAGATTAATTGGAATGGGAAGAGAAAGTATTGAGGTGGTGTGGAGAGGCTGAGGTGATTTGAAGTTGTTTTTAGTTCATATCTTGGTGTGGGAAAAAGCTGTTTCGCCACTGGAAACAAATATTGGACTATCTGTTCAGCCTGGGATTAACTATGTATCTCTTTACGCATAATGTCTTATCTAAATGCCCTGTGTTTTGGTCTACTGTCCCAGATTTGCTTGGGTTATCAGGTTTTATGTTTGTAAATGGGTTCTTCTACATCTGCCTGACAAAACCGCTCAATTTAGAACTTGAGATAAGCGGTTCTGCATGAACTTGAGCCTGAACCATTCTTGAGTGATGTCTAAATTGATCTCATCCTtccaccttcctctccctccaaaaaATGTCTGCTTTTGATGTCTAGTGGATCagacaaagaaagaggcagaacctGTACCAGAAACTGTAAAATCTGAGGAGAAGGAGACCACGAAGAACGTCCAACAGTTAGTGAGCACTAAAGGCCCCCCGGAAAAACGGATGAGGCTTCAGTGAGTGCTGGTTAGAGAGCCGCGTGCAAGACTCCTTCTACCCGTTACTGGTAGCTCATTGCTGTGACAGGCTCTTGAACTTTACAATTCTTGGTCATGACCCTTCCATATTTATAGAATGTGCTTGTTCTTTAAGAAAGGATGAAAGGATCCTCATGCTtttgatatgaatattttttatgtatcttttgtaACCTTTCCCCTACTGGACTTGAGCAGCCTCCTTACTCAAATGTATAATGTTATATGTACatctaaaaccaaaataaaagtatttgtatAAATCACTTTATCTTGACTTTTCCCCCTTATTTCTCTCGCTAAAATGTTTCCACATGCACTTTGTAAACACAAAGGATTAATGTGAAAGGAGTAACtaagcttattttcttttattatgtatttctcAGTATTGAAATAATAAAGTTACTGACAATTTGAAAGATCAAGAAAAGGTAAAAGACCTGTCCCTACAAATACGGTAACAGTGAAGTTTCTTGgtgcaaagttatttttaatactgtgcTCTGTAATTATTCTGTTCATGCAGTTTGACttgattggatcactgtgcctTTTGTAAGTACTGCTCCATCTTGGCTTAGTTTCTCTAGATAATTTTAGTGACTGGATAATTGCCATGAGTGATTATAtcggtttttaaaaatatttttccctgtgTTCTACTTAAGGTTGTAATGATTACATTTGTGTATGATGACTTCTCATTATTTAGTATCTTTTTCCCCCTTAGGATAAAGTTCCGCCAGTAGAATCATTAgaatctgtactttttttttttttaaactttaagttcATATCGTCaagttttttttctcaaaaaaacttGTAATGATATGAGTATGAAAATACCACCTTCTCCAGAATCTAGCTACCATGGACtattgtaatttttgtttttagtgcaaATTAAGTagcaaaaaatgttttgagtggttgaataatttctcttctttgatttttgtttttatgaaatgtCTGATTTTCTGTatggtaagattttttttgtagctttttttttttaatgcttatttatttttgagaaagagtgaggatgcatgtgggagtgggggaggggcagagagatggagagagagaatcccaagcaggctttgcaccatcagcgTGGaatctgatatggggcttgaacccacagaccatgagatcatgacctaagctgaaatcaagagtcagactcctttttttcttttatagtttattgtcaagttggtttccatataacacccagtgctcatccccagaagtgcccttctccatgcccatcaccacccttcccctctgcccctcctccatcagccctcagtttgttctcagtatttaagagtctctcgtggtttgcctccctccctctccctgaccatttttccctcttcctctcgtccatggtcctctgttaagtttcttccgttagacttatgagtgaaaacatatggtacctgtccttctctgcctgacttatttcacatagcatgacaccctcgagttccatccacgttgctatgaatggccagatttcattctttctcattgccatgtagtacgccattgtatatatatatgccacatcttcttgatccgttcatcagttgatggacatttgggctctttctatgagcccctatgcatcagcacttctgtatcctttgggtaaattcctagcagtgctattgctggatcatagggaagttctattgttaattttttgaggaacttccacactgtgttccagagtggctgcaccagtttacattcccaccaacagtgtaggagggtgccagtttctctacatccttgccagcatctatagtctattggtttgttcgttttagccactctgaccagtgtgaggtggtatctcaatgtggttttgatttgtatttgcctgatgatgagtgacgctgagcatcgtttcatgtgtttgttggccatctggatgtcctctttggagaagtgtctattcttgtcttctgcccatttcttcactggattatttgttttttggatgtggagtttggtgagttccttatagattttggatactagccctttatctgatatgtcatttgcagctatcttttcccatttcggggttgcctgttagttttcttgattgtttcctttgcagtgcagaagttttttatcttgatgaggtcccaatagttcatttttgctcttgattcccttgcctttggggatgtgtcgagtaggaaattgctgcatttgaggtcaaagaggttgtttcctgctttctcctctagggttttgaagAGTCAGACTcataactgaccgagccacccccttttagctttttattttgacataatttcaaaattaaaagttgtggaaatagtagaaaaaaatcgtacatatatactttttatccCAGATCCCCACATATTAACATTATTCCAtacttgttttattctttaatctctttcatcTCTTGCTGTCCATTGcttgcatgtgcacactctctccatatatatgtgtatatgtgtgtgtatagatataaaatacacatatttacacCTTTTACTTTTGGATTGAGGGTCAGTCGGAGTCATAAGGCCCATATCCTCTCAGTACTTTAGTGCACATATCCTGAAATAAGGGCATTCTCTTACAGAGCCACAGTACAGTTATCAAAATTAAACTGGCATGGTACTACTATCTAATCTGTAGATCTGTAGTTATTCCTGTCTTGCCAGTGGTGCCAAGAATTTACAACAAAATAGTAAATTGGCAGCAAAAGACTGTCTTGGATTTAGTTGTCCTATCTGTTTAGTGTGCTTTATTCCGGAACAGTTCTttaatcttctttgtttttcatgacctgATATTTAAAGGGTTTAGTCTGATTTTTCTGTTGAATGTCTTTCAGTGTGGGTATGTTTGATCTGTTTTCATCATTGAATTCACTTCACTCACTTTTGTTAGGAATACCATGAAAAGGTGCTTATGAAGGCACATGCTGTCAATTTGCCACATTTCTagtgatgttgaccttgatcacatGGTTAAAGTAGTGTTAGGTTGCtctatatttcctttcttatacaAAAAGCAACATAGTTTATAGAATTTTGCACTTtgcttgttttccatttatttaagcaGGAACTTTTGACATAAAGGTATCAACTCTTTGTCATactttcttcaagtatttttccaattcttttcagaaaaagcTCCTTTTAActacattattataaaatatcactTACAGAAAAGTTCATAAAATAATAGGGTACAACTCATTGTAACTCGCCATATGCAGGTAAGGAAATTGAACATGGCCGGTGTCCCAGAATCTGTTCTGTCCTCTCTGAATCACACTTGCCCTTCTGATCAGAGAGCACCCTTATCTTAGTTTCATGGTTTTAATGACACTTGCTGTCATTACATTTACGCCATGTAACCATGCATCCCTAAATAAGTGTGTAGTTTTGATTgcctgtttattttaaagtttatttatttttagagagagagagagagagtgtgagcaagggaggggcagatagaggaagggagagagagaatcccaaggagggatTCTGAtagggcagagcccgatgtggggcttgaactcatgaaccatgagaaatgacctgagttgaaatcaagagttagacgcttaactaactgagccacccaggtgcccttgcctCTTTTTTACGTTTGATAAAAATGCATTGTGTTTCATGTATGACTTCTTCTGTTTAATATTATGTTTGTGAGAGTCATCCAAATTGTTTCAtgttattgtatttcttttattttcatttctgtgtagCATTCccttacataaatatattatagctcttaaaatgtattttaatggtggtagacatttggattgttaTGGTCTTTGGCTCTTATgaaaaaattgcttttatgaaatattcttgtatttgttttttgtaattataGGCTGGATTGTGTGTCTGGCCCTCAGAGCCTCAGAATGCAATCTTATTcagaaatagggtcattgcataTGTAATTAGTCAAGATGAGGTCATGCTAATCTTAATTAGGCTGGGTCCCTAATCTGGTGTGATTCATGTCCTTGTGAaaaagaaggccatgtgaagagaTGACCATGTGAAGATGAAGAACTGGAGTGCCGCATCTACAAGCCTAGGAATGCCAGAGATTGCCAGCAAgtcaccagaagctaggaagaagCCAGGAAAAATTCCCCTCTAAGTTTCAGGAAGAGTGTGGTggccctgctaacaccttgatcttggacttctagcctttagaactttgagataataaatttctgttgcttaagccaccagtttgtggtactttgttttgGCAACCCTAGGAAACATAACAGTGTGTATGTGCTCGTGTTCTTTTACTCAGATTGCCGGGTCATAAGTATGCGTTTCTACTACTTACTCTTGATtatgccaaaatattttccaaagtagctgtatgAGTTTCTACTCTCATCAGTTTATGAGAGTTCTGTGGTTCCACACTGTTGTTGGCCTTCGATACTGTCAATTAAAGAAGAATTGAGTCATTCTGATGGGTGGACAGTGATACCATGTTGAGGCTGAAATTTTTATGTCCTGGTGATTGATGATGTTAAGCATCCTTTCATGATTATTTGGCgatttgaatatctatttttgTGAAGTGTGTcttcttcacatttttctgtttttgtgtttgtcttaAAGAGTTGTAATAGTATGTTTTGGATAGGAGTCTTGTCTCTTACATGAGTTCAAGTGTATCTTCTCCATTCTGGCTTGCCTTTAACTCTATTGATGGTAGtctaaaaatgaacagaagttaTTAATATTAATGTAGCTCAGtttatcagtcttttcctttattaCTAATACTTTTTTGTGCCTTGTTTGAGGTTTCTCTCTTCGTTGAGTttgctcctctgtctctctaGAAGCGCCATTGTTCTGCATTTCACATTCAGGAATGTGGTCCATTTGGTTGGGATTGACCGATAGGTCagtttgggaagaactgacattttagcaatgttgcATCTTCAGAACCACAACTATGCtatctttcttcatttaatttaggttttctttcatttctttcagcagaGTTTTGAGAGTACAGGTCTTAtacatgttttattaaatttattcctcgACATAACATGGTTGTTTTATTCTgttgtaaaaaatgtttt from Suricata suricatta isolate VVHF042 chromosome 9, meerkat_22Aug2017_6uvM2_HiC, whole genome shotgun sequence includes these protein-coding regions:
- the MED6 gene encoding mediator of RNA polymerase II transcription subunit 6 isoform X2, with the translated sequence MAAVDIRDNLLGISWVDSSWIPILNSGSVLDYFSERSNPFYDRTCNNEVVKMQRLTLEHLNQMVGVEYILLHAQEPILFIIRKQQRQSPTQVIPLADYYIIAGVIYQAPDLGSVINSRVLTAVHGIQSAFDEAMSYCRYHPSKGYWWHFKDHEEQAKVWRKACPSGSDKERGRTCTRNCKI
- the MED6 gene encoding mediator of RNA polymerase II transcription subunit 6 isoform X1; this translates as MAAVDIRDNLLGISWVDSSWIPILNSGSVLDYFSERSNPFYDRTCNNEVVKMQRLTLEHLNQMVGVEYILLHAQEPILFIIRKQQRQSPTQVIPLADYYIIAGVIYQAPDLGSVINSRVLTAVHGIQSAFDEAMSYCRYHPSKGYWWHFKDHEEQDKVKPKAKRKEEPSSIFQRQRVDALLLDLRQKFPPKFVQQKSGEKPVPVDQTKKEAEPVPETVKSEEKETTKNVQQLVSTKGPPEKRMRLQ